ATGGCGGCCTTCGCCCAGTTCGGGAGCGATCTAGATAAGGCGACCCAAGCCCAACTGGCCAGGGGTGAGCGCCTGGTGGAGGTCTTGAAACAGGGTCAATATCAACCCCTGCCGGTGGAAAATCAGATCTTGGTCATCTATGCCGGGGTCAACGGCTTCTTGGAGGACTACCCAGTGCATGTGTTGCAAAGGTATGAGGATGAGCTGTATAAGTTCATCGAGGACAAGCACCCGGAGCTCTTCAAGGAGATCGACGAAAAAAATGAGCTGGATGAAGAGCTGGACAAAGAGATCAGGCAGGCCCTGGGGGAGTTCAAGGAGGTATTTGTCCCCTAAAAGGAGTTACCGTAGATGCTTACTCTCAAGGCTCTGCACAGAAGGATTACCAGTATCAAAAGCACCCAGCATATCACCCGGGCCATGAAGATGGTGGCCGCAGCTAGGTTGAGGCGGGCCCAGGAGAGGATCATCGAGGCCCGTCCCTATGCCGATAAGATGAGGGAGGTCTTGCAGAGTCTGAGCCTCAGGACTGATCCCGGGGCCCACCCCTTGCTGGTCCGCCGGGAGATGAAGAAGGTGGAGTTGGTGGTCATCACCACCGATCGCGGGCTGTGCGGGAGCTTCAACCAGAATATCTTCCGGAGGGTGGAGAGGTTCTTCCGGGAAAACCGCCAGTTATATGCGGAGATCTCCCTCACCCTTGTGGGGAGAAAGGGGCTGGACTACTCCCGCAGGAGGGGGGTCCCCATCATCAGGGATTACGTGGACAGATTTCGAGAGATCGATTACCAGGCGGCCGCAGTCATCGGCAAGGATGTGGTGGAGGATTATATTGGTGAGGCCGTTGATGGGGTCTTTCTGGTCTACAATGAGTTTCGTTCCCCCCTGGTCCAATGGGTGATGGTCAAGGATCTCCTCCCCATAGAGCCCCTGGAGGTAGAACCCGATTATTACCCTGTGGAATACATCTACGAACCTTCGGCCGACGTCATCCTTTCCGAACTGCTGCCCAGGTATGTAGAGGTCCAGATATATCGGGCCCTACTGGAATCGATGGCAGGGGAACACGGGGCGAGGATGACTGCCATGGACGCCGCCACGGAGAACGCTCAGGAGATGATCGAAAAGCTCACACTCATGTATAACAAGGCGCGCCAGAGCGCCATCACCAAGGAGATGAT
The genomic region above belongs to Deltaproteobacteria bacterium and contains:
- the atpG gene encoding ATP synthase F1 subunit gamma, with product MLTLKALHRRITSIKSTQHITRAMKMVAAARLRRAQERIIEARPYADKMREVLQSLSLRTDPGAHPLLVRREMKKVELVVITTDRGLCGSFNQNIFRRVERFFRENRQLYAEISLTLVGRKGLDYSRRRGVPIIRDYVDRFREIDYQAAAVIGKDVVEDYIGEAVDGVFLVYNEFRSPLVQWVMVKDLLPIEPLEVEPDYYPVEYIYEPSADVILSELLPRYVEVQIYRALLESMAGEHGARMTAMDAATENAQEMIEKLTLMYNKARQSAITKEMMEIVAGAEALK